Proteins encoded by one window of Yersinia massiliensis:
- a CDS encoding tetratricopeptide repeat protein has protein sequence MNGIIKLSIASLLSLSLFPAYAQNINIDVLSATVKDEKISDANILLQRNGGQTLTATTNVSGSAQVNSPSADNSDNLLIIKKEGYSTLVVKCPCDGMSYALSPIMKGLDSIRVVLTWGATPKDLDSHMVYPNNHIYFSQKTGEEGNLDVDDTDSFGPETVTLNKKLNGQDYVYAVHDFSDGDNPNTPNLSASQAKVFVYVGESLVRTYYVPTGKIGNLWTVFKINKTGDIEDINEFTGMNTEASSVANKLQPWLGNAAVVSHASLNSADIEQVKNLNLQGEKAYQDKNLELAISLFTQAINIDAENGKAYGNLGLVYQKAGRTAEAIWANRKAIALASGPKAATIRAGANYNIARIYEAAGQNADALRYYQLAKTEKNNPVYDTAIERVSHK, from the coding sequence ATGAACGGGATCATCAAACTTAGTATTGCTTCACTGCTATCACTCTCTCTTTTCCCTGCTTATGCACAAAATATCAATATTGATGTTCTGAGTGCGACAGTAAAAGACGAAAAAATTTCGGATGCCAATATTTTATTACAGCGCAATGGTGGGCAAACATTAACTGCCACCACGAATGTGAGCGGTAGTGCACAAGTCAATAGCCCCTCTGCGGACAATAGCGACAATTTACTGATTATAAAAAAAGAAGGTTATTCAACGTTGGTCGTTAAATGCCCTTGTGATGGCATGTCTTATGCTCTTAGCCCAATAATGAAAGGGTTAGATAGCATTCGTGTGGTATTGACTTGGGGAGCGACACCTAAGGATCTTGATTCACATATGGTCTACCCAAATAACCATATCTATTTCAGCCAAAAGACAGGGGAAGAAGGTAACCTCGACGTCGATGATACCGACAGCTTTGGCCCTGAAACCGTGACCTTAAATAAAAAGCTTAATGGTCAGGATTATGTTTATGCCGTTCATGATTTCAGTGACGGAGACAACCCTAATACCCCGAATCTTTCGGCTAGTCAGGCAAAGGTCTTTGTCTATGTAGGTGAGTCGTTAGTACGTACTTACTATGTCCCTACCGGCAAAATCGGCAACCTTTGGACTGTCTTCAAAATAAATAAAACCGGTGACATTGAAGATATTAACGAATTCACGGGTATGAATACTGAAGCATCGAGTGTCGCCAATAAATTGCAACCTTGGTTGGGCAATGCCGCGGTCGTTTCTCACGCCTCTCTTAACTCGGCCGATATTGAGCAGGTTAAGAACTTGAATTTACAGGGTGAAAAAGCCTATCAGGATAAGAATTTAGAATTAGCGATATCGCTCTTCACGCAAGCCATCAATATTGATGCTGAAAATGGCAAAGCCTACGGCAATCTTGGGTTGGTTTATCAAAAAGCGGGGAGAACTGCGGAGGCTATTTGGGCAAATCGTAAAGCTATCGCATTAGCCAGTGGGCCAAAAGCGGCCACTATTCGTGCAGGCGCTAACTATAATATTGCGCGCATCTATGAAGCCGCAGGCCAAAATGCAGATGCACTGCGTTATTACCAATTAGCAAAAACGGAAAAGAATAATCCTGTTTATGATACTGCCATTGAGCGTGTTAGCCATAAATAA
- a CDS encoding metal-dependent hydrolase family protein: MPHMPLIKHPHTHSEACLCQSPAFRRINTVFSQKAAKAAPITAATVAAAVPSAKSQNKDIAANAVHVKAFINVRVFDGVSDNLRDGLRVLVEGNKISSVEPADAPLSADVEVIDGQGGVLMPGLIDAHWHAIMARPSMMTAMTADFNYIQALAIAEADATLLRGFTTVRDMGGPVFGLKRAIDEHIAKGPRIFPSGAFITQTGGHGDFRLIGELPHTPSDPLSYAERVGMTAIADGVDQVLLRAREQLMRGASQLKYMAGGGVSSMYDSIDVTEGSVPEIQAAVTAAENWGTYVTVHAYTARAVTMAIKGGVKCIEHGQLVDEETVQLMADKNIWWSLQPFLDDEDAVPTPTPASRAKQLQMVAGTDTAYGLAKKYNIKTAWGTDTLFDARLATRQGAQLAKLTRWYAPIDVLRMATSVNAELCALSGPRNPYPGKLGVVEKGALADLILVEGNPLEDIQLIAQPEKAFKVIMKDGQIFKNTLGSEL, encoded by the coding sequence ATGCCTCACATGCCATTAATTAAGCATCCCCATACACACAGCGAAGCTTGCCTCTGCCAAAGTCCTGCGTTTAGGCGTATTAATACGGTATTTTCTCAGAAAGCAGCTAAAGCCGCCCCGATTACTGCGGCGACTGTTGCGGCGGCCGTCCCGAGCGCAAAATCACAAAATAAAGATATTGCCGCCAATGCGGTGCACGTGAAGGCATTTATTAATGTCCGCGTTTTTGATGGTGTTTCGGACAATTTGCGAGATGGGCTACGCGTATTAGTGGAAGGTAATAAGATTTCATCGGTCGAACCGGCAGATGCGCCGTTGTCGGCGGATGTGGAAGTGATTGACGGTCAGGGCGGTGTGTTGATGCCGGGTCTGATTGATGCACACTGGCACGCCATTATGGCTCGCCCCTCAATGATGACCGCCATGACGGCAGATTTTAACTACATTCAAGCACTGGCCATTGCAGAAGCCGATGCCACATTGCTGCGCGGGTTCACCACAGTACGCGACATGGGCGGGCCCGTTTTTGGATTGAAGCGGGCGATTGATGAGCATATTGCCAAAGGGCCACGTATTTTCCCTTCGGGGGCTTTTATTACCCAAACCGGCGGGCACGGTGATTTTCGCTTAATTGGCGAATTGCCCCATACCCCTTCCGATCCTCTGAGCTATGCCGAGCGGGTGGGAATGACTGCGATTGCTGATGGCGTGGATCAGGTGTTGCTACGTGCCAGAGAACAATTGATGCGCGGAGCATCGCAGCTCAAATATATGGCGGGCGGTGGTGTGTCCTCCATGTATGACTCCATCGACGTGACTGAAGGTTCCGTGCCTGAGATACAAGCGGCAGTGACAGCGGCTGAAAACTGGGGGACCTATGTCACCGTCCACGCCTATACCGCGCGTGCCGTGACCATGGCCATTAAAGGTGGCGTGAAGTGTATTGAGCACGGCCAATTAGTGGATGAAGAAACCGTTCAGTTAATGGCAGATAAAAATATCTGGTGGAGCCTGCAACCCTTCCTCGATGATGAGGATGCCGTGCCAACTCCTACGCCAGCTTCACGCGCGAAGCAGCTCCAAATGGTTGCCGGGACTGACACGGCTTACGGCTTAGCGAAAAAATATAATATCAAGACCGCGTGGGGAACTGACACGCTGTTTGATGCGCGGCTAGCCACTCGGCAGGGGGCGCAATTAGCCAAACTGACTCGCTGGTATGCACCAATTGACGTTCTCAGAATGGCAACCAGTGTTAACGCTGAACTTTGTGCGTTATCCGGCCCGAGAAATCCTTATCCCGGTAAGTTAGGGGTGGTGGAGAAAGGCGCGCTGGCTGATTTGATTTTGGTGGAAGGCAACCCATTGGAAGATATCCAACTGATTGCCCAGCCTGAGAAAGCATTTAAGGTCATTATGAAAGATGGGCAAATTTTCAAAAATACCTTAGGAAGCGAGCTGTAA
- a CDS encoding YtcA family lipoprotein: MSNMTSLRKQQGFFCTFLSLVKRNPWRGSWVLLLAIALSGCSGVEAPLFSLVGSYFPSWMACAFIGIITAVIARVVFIRIGIDDHLPWRLFVYVCLALAVAFICSLLLFAR, from the coding sequence ATGAGTAATATGACTTCCCTCAGGAAGCAACAAGGTTTTTTCTGCACATTTTTAAGTCTCGTCAAACGGAATCCATGGCGTGGGTCATGGGTTCTGTTGCTAGCGATTGCACTGAGCGGATGTTCGGGGGTGGAAGCCCCTTTGTTTTCGTTGGTGGGGTCCTATTTCCCGTCTTGGATGGCTTGCGCTTTTATCGGGATCATCACGGCGGTGATTGCGCGTGTTGTCTTTATTCGCATAGGTATTGATGACCATCTGCCATGGCGGCTATTTGTGTATGTTTGCCTAGCGCTTGCTGTGGCATTTATCTGTTCCCTATTACTATTTGCGCGATGA
- the mdtN gene encoding multidrug transporter subunit MdtN, whose protein sequence is MNKQQGSGRKRQLALIVAGIIIFAAVILGWLSVRQTTLNPLSEDAELGASVVHVSSSVPGRIVSINVEENSKVRRGDLLFSIEPDLYRLQVEQAQAELKMAEAARDTQQRTVVAEQSNAAITNEQIVRAQANLKLATQTLARLQPLLPKGYVTAQQVDDAATAKHDAEVSLKQALKQSFAAEALVSSTAASEALVAARRSALAIAERELANTQIRAAHDGRVVGLTVSVGEFVAPDQAIFTLINTEHWHASAFFRETELKNIKVGDCATVYAMADRQRPIQGRVEGIGWGVSSEDMLNIPRGLPYVPKSLNWVRVVQRFPVRISLEKPPEDLMRVGATAVVIVRNDDGC, encoded by the coding sequence ATGAATAAACAACAAGGCAGTGGGCGTAAACGTCAACTGGCGCTCATTGTCGCTGGGATTATCATTTTTGCGGCAGTGATATTGGGTTGGCTGTCAGTGCGGCAGACCACACTCAATCCTTTATCTGAGGATGCGGAGTTAGGGGCCAGCGTGGTACATGTTTCCAGTTCAGTTCCTGGCCGTATTGTTTCGATTAACGTCGAAGAAAACAGCAAGGTTCGACGCGGCGATCTGCTGTTCTCCATTGAACCGGATCTCTATCGCCTTCAAGTCGAACAGGCCCAAGCTGAGTTGAAAATGGCGGAGGCTGCTCGTGATACTCAGCAACGAACCGTGGTTGCCGAGCAATCCAATGCCGCGATCACCAATGAACAGATTGTCAGAGCGCAGGCCAATCTCAAGCTAGCGACTCAGACATTAGCGCGGTTACAACCGCTGCTCCCGAAAGGCTATGTGACAGCACAGCAAGTCGATGATGCGGCCACGGCGAAACACGATGCGGAAGTTAGCCTAAAACAAGCATTGAAACAGTCATTTGCGGCAGAAGCTTTGGTCAGTAGCACCGCGGCTTCTGAAGCACTGGTGGCTGCACGGCGCTCAGCGCTGGCGATAGCCGAGCGGGAACTGGCGAACACACAAATACGTGCGGCTCATGATGGTCGGGTCGTGGGGCTGACTGTTTCCGTTGGGGAGTTTGTGGCCCCTGATCAGGCTATTTTCACACTGATCAACACTGAACATTGGCATGCTTCGGCATTCTTCCGTGAAACCGAATTGAAGAATATTAAAGTGGGCGATTGCGCTACCGTGTATGCGATGGCAGACAGGCAACGCCCGATTCAGGGGCGGGTTGAGGGGATAGGCTGGGGAGTGAGCTCAGAGGATATGCTCAATATCCCTCGCGGCTTGCCTTATGTCCCAAAATCATTGAATTGGGTGCGTGTCGTTCAGCGTTTCCCCGTCAGAATTAGTCTGGAAAAACCGCCGGAGGACCTGATGCGAGTTGGGGCGACTGCTGTGGTTATCGTGCGAAATGACGACGGTTGCTGA
- a CDS encoding FUSC family protein: MTTVADGTLGGILRQARADLAYFPGRVAMAWRVAALCALMAMVAMIYGIPESAISCYLIIFVMKPDGVESMVMAIAITILVSLVVGLVFLLIHFTLEAAPLRMAALIISSFLFLYLGSASKLGPVGSIIALVIAFVMTLISDIPMGEVATRGLLYAWLMAVAPMLLIIGFNLFLGRKPQTLLRASLSERLCAAAEALQHPDAANLARVRELLQEGQNEHQQRALFVRIFHLRPSAEAHWLESAVKNSYRLLLATSALTPNTPEAARLELAAYCRDAAQAVADGQQTVLPHFVTEEPNDDIDEIKNALIALANAEVGQDLDAPKSTFFAADALTNPVHQRFALKTTAAALICYLVYTALDWQDIHTAMITCYVAALGTTGETVHKLVLRIIGCLIGALMGVLAIIFIVPHLNDIGQLMALVFGCILLAAWVSCGNERIAYAGVQVGLAFLLTVLQGFGPSTDMGVALDRVLGILLGNLVVYLIFTRLWPVAIVDSVRIHIRHALERLTNLAALSPAARPAALREATAVEDEINRAQEELALVPFEPAQLRPSREECARLLAILSEMNKLCPLLFLPTAKSASDIEQLRRLSASSEAMIFSGEQEQNSESQRHALSPNDLTLQQRIKRLEKLLGI; encoded by the coding sequence ATGACGACGGTTGCTGACGGTACGCTTGGCGGTATCCTCCGTCAGGCAAGAGCGGATTTAGCCTATTTTCCCGGTCGAGTGGCGATGGCTTGGCGGGTGGCTGCGCTCTGTGCATTAATGGCTATGGTGGCCATGATTTATGGCATCCCAGAATCGGCGATTAGCTGCTATCTGATTATTTTCGTGATGAAGCCCGATGGCGTAGAGAGCATGGTAATGGCAATAGCGATTACCATTCTGGTGTCGCTGGTCGTTGGGCTGGTGTTTCTGCTGATTCATTTCACCTTAGAGGCTGCGCCATTGCGCATGGCCGCCTTAATCATTAGCTCATTTTTGTTTCTTTACCTCGGTTCTGCCAGCAAGCTTGGCCCCGTAGGGAGTATTATTGCGCTGGTTATCGCCTTTGTGATGACGCTGATCAGCGATATTCCGATGGGCGAAGTTGCCACGCGAGGGCTGCTGTATGCTTGGTTAATGGCCGTCGCCCCGATGCTATTGATCATTGGTTTTAACCTTTTCCTTGGCCGCAAGCCCCAAACATTATTACGCGCCAGTTTATCTGAGCGGCTCTGCGCGGCTGCCGAAGCATTACAGCATCCTGACGCGGCGAATTTGGCCCGTGTGCGTGAATTGCTACAAGAAGGGCAAAATGAGCATCAGCAACGTGCGCTTTTTGTGCGTATTTTTCATTTACGCCCCTCTGCCGAGGCACACTGGCTGGAGAGTGCGGTAAAAAACAGTTATCGGTTATTGTTAGCCACCTCGGCGCTTACCCCTAACACACCAGAGGCGGCGCGCCTCGAGTTAGCGGCTTACTGTCGTGATGCTGCACAAGCGGTGGCTGACGGCCAACAGACCGTTCTCCCTCACTTTGTGACTGAGGAACCGAACGATGATATCGATGAGATCAAAAATGCACTGATCGCACTGGCGAATGCAGAGGTCGGGCAAGATTTGGATGCCCCAAAATCGACCTTCTTTGCTGCTGATGCCCTGACTAACCCCGTCCATCAGCGTTTTGCACTGAAAACCACGGCAGCTGCGCTGATTTGCTACTTGGTTTATACCGCCTTGGATTGGCAGGACATTCATACCGCCATGATCACCTGCTATGTGGCGGCACTGGGAACGACCGGTGAGACTGTTCATAAACTTGTTTTACGGATCATTGGCTGCTTAATCGGTGCACTGATGGGGGTGCTGGCGATCATTTTCATCGTTCCGCATCTCAATGACATTGGGCAATTGATGGCACTGGTGTTTGGTTGCATTCTATTGGCGGCTTGGGTGTCATGCGGTAACGAACGTATTGCCTATGCCGGTGTACAGGTCGGTTTGGCTTTCCTGTTGACGGTGTTGCAAGGTTTTGGTCCGAGCACGGATATGGGCGTTGCGCTCGATAGGGTGCTCGGTATTTTGTTGGGTAACCTCGTGGTGTATCTGATCTTTACGCGATTGTGGCCGGTGGCGATTGTTGATTCGGTGCGGATACATATTCGTCATGCCTTGGAAAGACTGACAAATTTAGCGGCATTATCTCCCGCAGCACGGCCCGCAGCCTTAAGAGAAGCCACTGCCGTTGAAGACGAAATTAATCGCGCACAAGAAGAGTTGGCACTGGTTCCCTTTGAGCCAGCACAATTACGTCCCTCGCGAGAAGAGTGTGCACGGCTACTGGCCATACTGTCAGAAATGAATAAATTGTGCCCCTTGCTATTTCTACCGACGGCGAAATCAGCCTCTGATATTGAGCAGTTACGTCGCCTTTCAGCAAGCAGCGAGGCGATGATATTTTCTGGCGAACAAGAGCAGAACAGTGAATCTCAACGGCATGCGTTATCGCCGAATGATCTTACTCTTCAACAACGTATTAAGCGGTTAGAGAAACTTCTGGGAATTTGA
- a CDS encoding TolC family protein has product MMTHAILKARIAKISLTCSVLGLSMLIAGCATDRLDLAPPSYAEPWAPNANTGASMVGGNFSVPPNPLVAELAQPLSIKSEHRYSLPELIDIAQNQNPDTRIAWQQARQAALAVGMGEAIFLPIISASVIGGYQSTTTPLPYAIGNEKDLKTSGSAVVPALALQWLIFDFGQRSALLDAAKHISYASNVTFNGMHQKVIYDVTRTYFQYGAAQNQRKIAEETLKNSLKIQDAAEERRKNGIATTVEVALARQQVAQSELRRVMTKGTERDAYQALLSAMGVSPTLAINVAYAEDRALPDVASPPTEKMIRLALSQRPDVLASYAAAEAAKAGIKAAEADFLPKVYLAGAVAGGDGRFDIQGLPGISPQTSSSSILLGVSVPLYDGGIRAARVKEAESRAAVAAEGFKKTQELAVREIVVAADTLRSALESNQAALNLVKTSFITYDAALESYRNGVGTITVANEAANGLLNAQQMSTDAHAASLVAAANLAFVMGKMTNSTDLPGTLTASVP; this is encoded by the coding sequence ATGATGACGCACGCGATATTGAAGGCTCGGATAGCCAAAATAAGCCTGACTTGTTCGGTATTGGGGTTGAGCATGCTGATCGCAGGTTGTGCCACCGATCGCTTGGATCTCGCTCCCCCGTCTTATGCTGAACCTTGGGCACCGAATGCGAACACGGGGGCATCGATGGTGGGCGGTAATTTTTCGGTTCCACCGAATCCGCTGGTGGCAGAATTGGCGCAGCCCCTCTCAATCAAAAGTGAACATCGTTATTCATTACCTGAGTTGATTGATATTGCCCAGAACCAAAATCCTGATACCCGTATTGCTTGGCAGCAAGCACGGCAAGCTGCATTGGCGGTCGGAATGGGCGAGGCTATCTTTTTACCGATCATTTCAGCCAGTGTGATTGGCGGTTACCAAAGTACGACGACGCCGTTACCTTATGCCATCGGCAATGAAAAGGATCTGAAAACCAGCGGCAGTGCTGTTGTACCTGCCTTAGCACTGCAATGGCTTATCTTTGATTTTGGGCAACGCAGCGCATTGCTGGATGCGGCAAAACACATCTCTTATGCCTCCAACGTGACCTTCAATGGCATGCATCAGAAAGTGATTTATGACGTGACCCGTACTTACTTCCAATATGGTGCAGCGCAAAATCAGCGGAAAATAGCCGAAGAAACGCTGAAAAATAGCCTAAAAATCCAAGATGCTGCCGAGGAGCGCCGGAAAAATGGCATTGCGACAACCGTCGAAGTGGCGCTGGCCCGCCAACAGGTAGCACAGTCTGAATTGCGCCGCGTCATGACAAAAGGCACTGAACGTGATGCCTATCAAGCCTTACTGAGTGCGATGGGGGTGTCCCCGACATTGGCGATCAACGTCGCTTATGCCGAGGACCGCGCTTTGCCGGATGTAGCCAGTCCACCGACGGAAAAAATGATTCGTTTAGCGCTTTCCCAACGGCCAGATGTCTTAGCCAGCTATGCGGCAGCCGAAGCGGCAAAAGCGGGCATCAAAGCTGCCGAAGCTGATTTTCTGCCAAAAGTTTATCTGGCGGGGGCGGTTGCAGGTGGGGATGGGCGTTTTGATATTCAGGGCTTGCCGGGCATCAGCCCGCAGACGTCATCATCCAGCATTTTATTGGGTGTCAGTGTACCGCTTTACGACGGTGGGATACGTGCAGCGCGGGTTAAAGAAGCCGAGTCCCGCGCAGCGGTGGCAGCTGAAGGATTTAAGAAAACGCAGGAGCTGGCTGTACGGGAAATTGTGGTGGCGGCAGATACCTTACGCTCTGCGCTGGAGTCGAATCAGGCGGCACTTAATCTCGTGAAAACGTCCTTTATCACCTATGACGCCGCGCTGGAATCCTATCGCAATGGGGTCGGAACGATTACGGTTGCCAATGAGGCGGCCAATGGCTTACTGAATGCGCAGCAGATGAGCACCGATGCCCATGCTGCTTCTTTGGTCGCCGCGGCTAATCTGGCTTTTGTTATGGGTAAAATGACCAATAGCACAGATTTGCCCGGCACTTTAACTGCCTCTGTACCATAA
- a CDS encoding alkaline phosphatase D family protein produces the protein MNLFRPALGPIVGHTTDSSCRLWIAAYDTQDENDTSANIRSIGVLGVVGSDNKVAKENIYYFRLHRKYHRTGTFNLGKDITLWATEEEKLQLKSFSLKPDTTYQVRMAYLEVSLNTEEEEEDDSDTSEQVVQYLPPVSVWADQLNRDDIGPVYVVADFKTQPKSGNKRVPLNFIFGSCRNNWFNGLPFKKKDSDKIFKYIYQDHASANFILMVGDQIYADSLWKAAVFKADTYKEFDEAYHEAYRTPHFRALTSHIPVYMILDDHEIEDNWTQDNIDSPQTLANYLGFKSNSRYLFNCAISAYRSYQWVHGPHFEDSYINKTRDDLIGKDRFLAQSKAQNLFYDFNCCGYPFFVLDTRTSRFKNSAASPAEDDRNIFNNHLLGRPSLSAAEPNQLDRLCAWLIHMQKDYGNRPKFIVSSGVFVPNGVDTAGTTTYAMRQKDKSDSWSAFPQTRNEVLKTIIKNKIKNVIFLSGDIHCTNIANLEIVDTSGSTIQAWSVTSSPFYWPYDIIDGNTFDYIHDSQDPRTKDEFTVYETLTSNPPAGSELGTMNYTSWAYTQQNNFASVNIDPLNATLVIQFFNEEGKPFILEKRSKDVNTKPEIIQLEKW, from the coding sequence ATGAATCTATTTCGCCCAGCATTAGGCCCTATTGTCGGCCACACAACTGATAGTTCCTGCCGTTTATGGATTGCCGCTTACGATACGCAAGATGAGAATGATACATCCGCCAATATCCGGAGCATCGGAGTCCTCGGTGTTGTGGGAAGTGATAACAAAGTGGCTAAAGAGAATATTTATTATTTTCGTCTACACCGAAAATACCATCGCACGGGTACATTTAATCTCGGCAAAGACATCACTTTGTGGGCCACAGAAGAAGAGAAGCTACAACTTAAATCATTCTCTCTTAAGCCTGATACCACCTATCAAGTTCGTATGGCTTATCTGGAAGTCAGCCTCAATACAGAAGAAGAAGAGGAAGATGATAGTGATACTAGTGAGCAAGTAGTCCAATATTTGCCACCCGTCAGTGTCTGGGCTGATCAACTCAATCGCGATGATATTGGCCCTGTCTATGTTGTTGCTGATTTTAAAACTCAACCGAAGAGTGGCAATAAGAGAGTTCCACTCAATTTTATATTCGGTTCATGCAGGAACAATTGGTTCAATGGCCTTCCATTTAAGAAAAAAGACTCTGATAAAATATTCAAATACATTTATCAGGATCACGCCAGTGCTAATTTTATCTTAATGGTGGGTGACCAAATCTATGCTGACTCACTGTGGAAAGCAGCGGTTTTCAAAGCAGATACCTACAAAGAGTTTGATGAGGCTTATCATGAGGCATACCGCACACCACATTTTAGAGCCTTGACCTCACACATCCCTGTTTACATGATCCTTGACGATCATGAAATAGAGGATAACTGGACACAGGACAATATAGACAGCCCACAAACACTCGCGAATTATTTGGGGTTTAAAAGCAATAGCCGATACCTATTTAACTGCGCCATCAGCGCCTACCGTAGTTATCAGTGGGTACACGGACCACACTTCGAAGACAGCTATATTAACAAAACCAGAGATGACTTAATCGGCAAAGATAGATTCCTTGCTCAATCGAAAGCACAAAATCTATTTTATGACTTTAATTGCTGTGGCTACCCCTTCTTTGTATTGGATACCCGTACTAGTCGGTTTAAAAACTCAGCTGCTAGCCCAGCAGAAGATGATAGAAATATTTTTAACAACCATTTACTCGGTCGCCCTTCACTCAGTGCCGCCGAGCCAAATCAATTAGATCGTTTGTGTGCTTGGTTAATACATATGCAGAAAGATTACGGTAATCGCCCCAAATTTATCGTTTCTTCCGGTGTTTTTGTGCCTAACGGTGTGGATACTGCGGGCACAACGACATATGCCATGCGCCAAAAAGATAAAAGTGACAGCTGGAGTGCCTTTCCTCAAACGCGCAATGAAGTTCTGAAGACCATTATTAAAAATAAAATCAAAAATGTTATTTTCCTCTCCGGTGATATCCACTGTACTAATATCGCGAACCTAGAAATCGTCGATACTTCAGGCAGCACAATACAGGCGTGGTCGGTGACCTCATCGCCTTTTTATTGGCCTTACGACATTATCGATGGCAACACCTTCGACTATATTCATGACTCACAGGATCCCAGAACCAAAGATGAATTCACTGTATACGAAACACTGACCAGTAACCCTCCTGCGGGTTCTGAATTAGGGACCATGAATTACACCAGTTGGGCCTATACACAGCAGAACAACTTCGCCAGTGTGAATATAGATCCCTTGAATGCCACATTAGTGATTCAGTTTTTTAATGAGGAGGGCAAGCCTTTCATACTGGAAAAACGTTCGAAGGATGTGAATACTAAGCCAGAAATCATTCAGTTAGAAAAGTGGTAA